From Methylobacterium radiodurans, a single genomic window includes:
- a CDS encoding metallophosphoesterase family protein produces the protein MSRFTFIHAADLHLGSPLSGLAARDPEIARRLAAAGRQAFEDLVSQVIAREAAFLVIAGDVYDGDWADNTIGLFFARQVARLDRAGIPVFLVRGNHDAESVITRAISLPPSVHTFPPTRADTARLDHLKVAIHGRSFPNRAVPENYALTYPAAVPGWFNIGLLHTSCTGHAAHETYAPCSVADLAGKAYGYWALGHIHEYAELARDPWIVFPGNLQGRSIRECGPKGAVSVTVEDGRVAALERIIVDRARFHRLAIDLAEAADEREAVARVEAALRPLAAETAGRLAAVRIHLSGETPAHDRLAADRDGLAAEIQAAAHRVHEDIWLERLKIETRRPRSALPAPAGLAAAIDPAGLLAEIDRDPDFRARARAALAEIAAKMPATLAPEEADLAAELDALCAEAEALVLGRLGGRSC, from the coding sequence ATGAGCCGGTTCACCTTCATCCACGCCGCCGACCTGCATCTCGGCAGCCCGCTCAGCGGTCTCGCTGCGCGCGATCCCGAGATCGCCCGGCGCCTCGCCGCGGCCGGGCGGCAGGCCTTCGAGGACCTTGTCTCGCAGGTGATCGCGCGGGAGGCGGCCTTCCTGGTGATCGCGGGCGACGTCTACGACGGCGACTGGGCCGACAACACGATCGGGCTGTTCTTCGCCCGCCAGGTCGCCCGCCTCGACCGGGCCGGCATCCCGGTCTTCCTCGTGCGCGGCAACCACGACGCCGAGAGCGTGATCACCCGGGCGATCAGCCTGCCTCCGTCCGTCCACACCTTTCCGCCGACCCGCGCCGACACGGCCCGGCTCGACCACCTGAAGGTCGCGATCCACGGCCGCTCCTTCCCGAACCGGGCCGTGCCGGAGAACTACGCCCTCACCTACCCGGCCGCCGTGCCGGGCTGGTTCAACATCGGCTTGCTGCACACCTCCTGCACCGGCCACGCCGCGCACGAGACCTACGCGCCCTGCTCCGTCGCGGATCTGGCGGGCAAGGCCTACGGCTACTGGGCGCTCGGCCACATCCACGAGTATGCGGAACTCGCCCGCGACCCGTGGATCGTCTTCCCCGGCAACCTCCAGGGCCGGAGCATCCGCGAGTGCGGCCCGAAGGGCGCCGTGTCGGTGACGGTCGAGGACGGGCGCGTCGCGGCTCTCGAGCGGATCATCGTCGACCGCGCCCGCTTCCACCGGCTCGCGATCGATCTCGCCGAGGCCGCCGACGAGCGCGAGGCCGTCGCCCGGGTCGAGGCGGCGCTCCGCCCGCTCGCGGCCGAGACGGCCGGGCGCCTCGCCGCTGTGCGGATCCACCTCTCCGGCGAGACGCCGGCCCACGACCGGCTCGCCGCCGACCGCGACGGGCTGGCCGCCGAGATCCAGGCCGCGGCCCACCGGGTGCACGAGGACATCTGGCTGGAGCGCCTGAAGATCGAGACGCGCCGGCCCCGCTCCGCCCTCCCCGCCCCGGCGGGCCTTGCCGCCGCGATCGACCCGGCGGGCCTGCTCGCCGAGATCGACCGCGACCCGGATTTCCGCGCGCGCGCCCGGGCCGCGCTCGCCGAGATCGCCGCGAAGATGCCCGCGACGCTGGCGCCCGAGGAGGCCGACCTCGCCGCCGAACTCGACGCGCTCTGCGCCGAGGCCGAGGCGCTGGTGCTCGGCCGGCTCGGCGGCCGTAGCTGCTGA
- a CDS encoding YhaN family protein, giving the protein MRILALDLERYGPFTDRTVRFREDARLHVVLGANEAGKSTALAAVTDLLFGIEERTRYAFRHDMPALRLGAEIRAADGRTLRFRRRKGRKNTLVDAADAGLPDDSLAPYLGGLTREVFCRAFGLDSASLRAGAAEMLDAEGELGASLFAAASGLRGYRALQGRLEEEAAGIFMPRAARDRTFYQALTRYEEARKAIRQGELRAGDWRDLNEEIAEAGTRLDAIHAERRRIAGEQARLARLKRVAPLIQAVDAAAEAAARDEAPDQPDLWTDSWTDALGARIAAEAAARAEAERAGAALARAEQDLAALPLDEGLLARAEAVLEAFRGIARHDKDAQDLPRIRAEADALAQNLAQLAARIGLPDAAALKLRQPSDAARTRVAGLVREGRALAAEIARLTRDAAEALPGSDAAAAPAIDPAPLRADLRGLAGLRAEVARRDEIDGTVRREAGLLWLQAGRLDPPVADLAALAQVPLPAPEAIARHRQAFEALERRRERAAERQETARQAAAGTRLRLRLREGAGPLPSPDALARLRAARDALIGAGPGDEAALRRCREAVAAADRAADDLVRDAARAAEQAADRIRLEAETEEMAAAERDLAAIAAARSEAESAWQAAWAPAGLSAAPPAEMAAWLAEVQTLLDALASVETQSIEQRRLAERVEAARRPLAALAARAGLDLLPGLDPGLMLARIEERVAALGEAWERAREAEGRARAAAEQAARRAADLAEARVRETVWREAWNLAVPAIGLDGAAGPDEADSALAAWAAVPAALAALEHQQRRIAGLSRDMEAYRAEADTLVAALGPDLAGLPATAAMKALHDRLGAAQERRARRTDLASRCREAAEALAAAEAARGAAASALADHLGERSEGPAEDPAALHARLTARRALRLELESRRADLARIADGVAEAELRADLSGTSPDAIEAALRGLALEEEALDQRGKAAFADRDRAERRRADLEGGTGAELALAQRKAAEAELAGEARRWAVLRLAGLLIGTAIGRQRAGQQDPLLARAGALFSGLTGGAFAGLAQDYDAGDEPRLTGRRASGELVPVDGLSEGTRDQLYLALRLAYLEDYAGRAEPAPFVGDDLFLTFDDARTAHGLEALAAIGGQVQPILFTHHRHVADLARARLGAAVDVLEL; this is encoded by the coding sequence ATGCGGATCCTCGCCCTCGATCTCGAGCGCTACGGCCCCTTCACCGACCGCACGGTGCGGTTCCGGGAGGATGCGCGGCTGCACGTGGTGCTCGGCGCCAACGAGGCCGGCAAGAGCACGGCGCTCGCGGCCGTCACCGATCTCCTGTTCGGCATCGAGGAGCGCACCCGCTACGCCTTCCGGCACGACATGCCCGCCCTGCGGCTGGGCGCCGAGATCCGGGCGGCGGACGGCCGCACCTTGCGCTTCCGCCGCCGCAAGGGCCGCAAGAACACCCTGGTGGACGCGGCCGATGCGGGGCTCCCCGACGACAGCCTCGCTCCGTATCTCGGTGGGCTGACGCGGGAGGTGTTCTGCCGGGCCTTCGGGCTCGATTCCGCCTCGCTCCGGGCGGGCGCGGCCGAGATGCTCGATGCCGAGGGCGAACTCGGCGCGAGCCTGTTCGCGGCGGCCTCGGGGCTTCGCGGCTACCGGGCGCTCCAGGGCCGGCTGGAGGAGGAGGCCGCCGGCATCTTCATGCCGCGGGCCGCCCGCGACCGCACCTTCTACCAGGCGCTGACCCGCTACGAGGAGGCCCGCAAGGCGATCCGCCAGGGCGAGCTGCGGGCGGGCGACTGGCGCGACCTCAACGAGGAGATCGCGGAGGCCGGCACCCGCCTCGACGCGATCCACGCCGAGCGTCGCCGCATCGCCGGCGAGCAGGCCCGTCTCGCGCGCCTGAAGCGGGTGGCGCCCCTGATCCAGGCGGTCGATGCCGCCGCCGAGGCCGCCGCCCGCGACGAGGCGCCGGACCAGCCGGATCTGTGGACGGATTCCTGGACCGACGCGCTCGGCGCCCGCATCGCCGCGGAGGCTGCCGCCCGGGCCGAGGCGGAGCGCGCGGGCGCCGCGCTGGCGCGGGCCGAGCAGGATCTCGCCGCCCTCCCCCTCGACGAGGGTCTGCTCGCCCGGGCCGAGGCCGTGCTGGAGGCGTTCCGCGGCATCGCCCGGCACGACAAGGACGCCCAGGACCTGCCGCGCATCCGGGCCGAGGCCGACGCGCTCGCCCAGAACCTCGCCCAACTCGCCGCCCGGATCGGCCTGCCCGACGCCGCCGCGCTGAAGCTGCGCCAGCCCTCGGACGCCGCCCGCACCCGCGTCGCCGGGCTGGTGCGCGAGGGCCGGGCGCTCGCCGCCGAGATCGCCCGCCTGACCCGAGACGCGGCCGAGGCCCTGCCCGGGTCGGACGCCGCCGCTGCGCCCGCGATCGACCCCGCCCCCCTGCGGGCGGACCTGCGCGGCCTTGCGGGCCTGCGCGCCGAGGTCGCCCGCCGCGACGAGATCGACGGGACCGTGCGCCGGGAGGCGGGACTGCTCTGGCTCCAGGCCGGCCGGCTCGACCCGCCCGTGGCCGACCTCGCCGCGCTCGCACAGGTGCCGCTCCCCGCGCCCGAGGCCATCGCCCGCCACCGACAGGCCTTCGAGGCACTGGAGCGCCGCCGCGAGCGCGCTGCCGAGCGGCAGGAGACGGCGCGGCAGGCAGCCGCCGGAACGCGCCTGCGGCTGCGCCTGCGCGAGGGCGCCGGCCCCCTGCCCTCGCCCGACGCGCTCGCCCGCCTGCGCGCCGCGCGCGACGCGCTGATCGGGGCGGGCCCCGGCGACGAGGCCGCGCTGCGGCGTTGCCGCGAGGCGGTTGCGGCAGCCGACCGAGCCGCCGACGACCTCGTGCGCGACGCCGCCCGCGCCGCCGAGCAGGCCGCCGACCGGATCCGCCTTGAGGCGGAGACGGAGGAGATGGCGGCGGCCGAGCGGGACCTCGCGGCGATCGCGGCCGCCCGCTCCGAGGCTGAGTCCGCCTGGCAGGCGGCCTGGGCGCCCGCCGGGCTCAGTGCCGCCCCGCCCGCCGAGATGGCGGCCTGGCTCGCCGAGGTCCAGACGCTGCTCGACGCGCTGGCCTCGGTCGAGACGCAGAGCATCGAGCAGCGCCGTCTCGCCGAGCGGGTCGAGGCCGCCCGTCGGCCCCTCGCGGCGCTCGCGGCGCGGGCCGGGCTCGACCTGCTGCCCGGCCTCGATCCCGGCCTGATGCTGGCCCGGATCGAGGAACGCGTCGCCGCTCTCGGCGAGGCCTGGGAGCGTGCCCGCGAGGCGGAAGGGCGTGCCCGCGCCGCCGCCGAGCAGGCTGCCCGCCGCGCCGCCGACCTCGCCGAGGCGCGCGTCCGCGAGACGGTCTGGCGCGAGGCCTGGAATCTCGCCGTCCCGGCGATCGGGCTCGACGGCGCGGCCGGCCCCGACGAGGCCGACAGCGCGCTCGCCGCCTGGGCGGCGGTGCCGGCGGCGCTCGCTGCGCTAGAGCACCAGCAGCGCCGCATCGCGGGCCTGAGCCGCGACATGGAGGCCTACCGGGCGGAGGCCGACACCCTCGTGGCCGCGCTCGGGCCCGACCTCGCCGGGCTTCCCGCCACCGCGGCCATGAAGGCCCTGCACGACCGACTGGGCGCGGCGCAGGAGCGGCGCGCCCGCCGCACCGACCTCGCCAGCCGCTGCCGGGAGGCCGCCGAGGCCCTGGCGGCGGCCGAAGCCGCGCGTGGGGCGGCCGCGAGCGCGCTGGCGGACCATCTCGGTGAGCGATCCGAGGGGCCGGCGGAGGATCCGGCCGCGCTCCACGCCCGCCTCACGGCGCGGCGGGCGCTGCGCCTGGAGCTGGAGAGCCGCCGGGCCGACCTCGCCCGGATCGCGGACGGGGTCGCCGAGGCCGAGCTGCGGGCCGACCTCTCCGGAACCTCGCCCGACGCGATCGAGGCGGCTCTGCGCGGCCTCGCCCTGGAGGAGGAGGCGCTCGACCAGCGCGGCAAGGCGGCCTTCGCCGACCGCGACCGGGCCGAGCGCCGCCGCGCGGATCTCGAGGGCGGCACCGGCGCCGAGCTGGCCTTGGCCCAGCGCAAGGCGGCGGAGGCGGAACTCGCCGGCGAGGCCCGGCGCTGGGCGGTGCTGCGGCTCGCCGGCCTCCTCATCGGCACCGCCATCGGCCGCCAGCGCGCGGGCCAGCAGGACCCGCTTCTCGCCCGCGCCGGCGCCCTGTTCTCGGGGTTGACCGGCGGCGCCTTCGCGGGACTCGCGCAGGATTACGACGCGGGCGACGAGCCGCGCCTCACCGGCCGGCGCGCCTCCGGCGAGCTGGTGCCGGTGGATGGGCTCAGCGAGGGCACGCGCGACCAGCTCTACCTCGCCCTGCGGCTCGCCTATCTGGAGGATTACGCGGGCCGCGCCGAGCCCGCGCCGTTCGTCGGTGACGACCTCTTCCTCACCTTCGACGACGCCCGCACCGCCCACGGCCTGGAGGCGCTGGCGGCGATCGGCGGACAGGTGCAGCCGATCCTGTTCACCCACCACCGCCACGTCGCCGACCTCGCCCGCGCCCGGCTCGGGGCGGCGGTCGACGTGCTGGAGCTGTAA
- a CDS encoding carboxypeptidase M32 gives MHADAPAYAALERTFARLSALNGASGILGWDAQTQMPDGAAEGRADQVAVLRGLAHEILTGPAVADRLAEAGTEVLAPEQRANLAEMARSYRHAAAVPQDLVEASSRAVSRCEMTWRSARADSDFARLRPELAEVLRLQREIGAAKGAALGLAPYDALLDGYDPGMRRATIDPLFAELRAWLPGMIAAIRERQAAGVQPVPPEGPFPVETQRAVGLRLMEALGFDFARGRLDISLHPFCGGATDDVRITTRYDAGDYARALMGVLHETGHALYEQGRPTAWRHQPAGEARGMTLHESQSLIVEMQACRSEAFFDYLAPLLREAFGRSGPAWEAENLHRLATRVEPGFIRVDADEATYPAHILLRYELETALIAGDLAVADLPGAFNDGVRALLGLAVPNDRLGCLQDIHWPGGAWGYFPTYTLGALAAAQLFAAAKAAAPDLLPGLTRGDFAPLRDWLRAWVHARASLADTDTILAEATGRPLGTAAFRAHIEARYLG, from the coding sequence ATGCACGCCGACGCACCGGCCTACGCCGCCCTGGAACGTACCTTCGCCCGGCTCTCGGCGCTGAACGGCGCCTCGGGCATCCTCGGATGGGACGCGCAGACGCAGATGCCGGACGGTGCGGCGGAGGGTCGCGCCGACCAGGTCGCGGTGCTGCGCGGGCTCGCGCACGAGATCCTCACCGGGCCGGCGGTCGCCGACCGCTTGGCCGAGGCTGGGACGGAGGTGCTGGCCCCGGAGCAGCGCGCGAATCTCGCGGAGATGGCGCGCAGCTACCGGCACGCGGCGGCCGTGCCTCAGGATCTGGTGGAGGCGAGTTCCCGCGCGGTCTCGCGCTGCGAGATGACGTGGCGCTCCGCCCGGGCGGATTCGGACTTCGCTCGGCTCAGGCCCGAACTCGCCGAGGTGCTGCGCCTGCAGCGGGAGATCGGCGCCGCCAAGGGCGCGGCGCTCGGCCTCGCACCCTACGACGCGCTTCTCGACGGCTACGATCCGGGCATGCGCCGGGCGACGATCGACCCGCTCTTCGCCGAGCTACGGGCGTGGCTCCCCGGCATGATCGCGGCGATCCGCGAGCGGCAGGCGGCTGGGGTCCAGCCCGTGCCGCCCGAGGGGCCGTTCCCGGTCGAGACGCAGCGCGCGGTCGGCCTCCGGCTGATGGAGGCGCTCGGCTTCGACTTCGCCCGCGGGCGGCTCGACATCAGCCTCCACCCGTTCTGCGGCGGCGCCACCGACGACGTGCGCATCACCACCCGGTACGACGCGGGCGACTACGCCCGCGCCCTGATGGGCGTCCTGCACGAGACCGGCCACGCCCTCTACGAGCAGGGCCGGCCGACGGCCTGGCGCCACCAGCCCGCGGGCGAGGCGCGCGGCATGACGCTGCACGAGAGCCAGAGCCTGATCGTCGAGATGCAGGCCTGCCGCTCGGAGGCCTTCTTCGACTATCTCGCGCCGCTCCTGCGGGAGGCCTTCGGGCGCTCGGGCCCGGCCTGGGAGGCGGAGAACCTGCACCGCCTCGCCACCCGGGTCGAGCCGGGCTTCATCCGGGTCGATGCCGACGAGGCGACCTATCCGGCCCACATCCTGCTCCGCTACGAGCTGGAGACGGCGCTGATCGCGGGCGACCTCGCGGTCGCCGACCTGCCGGGCGCCTTCAACGACGGCGTGCGGGCGCTTCTCGGGCTCGCGGTCCCGAACGACCGGCTCGGCTGCCTGCAGGACATCCACTGGCCGGGGGGCGCCTGGGGCTATTTCCCGACCTACACGCTGGGCGCGCTCGCGGCCGCCCAGCTCTTCGCGGCGGCGAAGGCAGCCGCGCCCGACCTGCTGCCGGGACTGACGCGGGGCGATTTCGCGCCCCTGCGGGACTGGCTGCGGGCCTGGGTCCACGCCCGGGCGAGCCTCGCCGACACGGACACGATCCTCGCCGAGGCGACCGGCCGCCCGCTCGGCACGGCGGCGTTCCGGGCGCATATCGAGGCGCGATATCTGGGGTAA
- a CDS encoding GntR family transcriptional regulator — protein sequence MNRIDPGIGIHRRYLHDEVAERMRALIQSGEMEPLARINESELTERFGISRTPLREAIKILATEGLLELLPNRGARVASISPEEIEEMLEVIAGLEATAADLACAAISEAEIAAIEDDHRQMVEAWQARDAGRYYPLNRRVHEAIMAAARNAVLTSIYLGLSGRIQRTRYSVHQTEEEWARAVEEHARMIALLRARDGAGLSALMRAHIRGRKAVLAARVGEAAAAC from the coding sequence ATGAACAGGATCGACCCCGGCATCGGAATCCACCGCCGCTACCTCCACGACGAGGTCGCCGAGCGGATGCGGGCGCTGATCCAGTCCGGCGAGATGGAGCCGCTGGCGCGCATCAACGAGAGCGAGCTGACCGAGCGCTTCGGCATCTCGCGCACCCCCTTGCGCGAGGCGATCAAGATCCTGGCGACCGAGGGGCTGCTGGAGCTGCTCCCGAACCGGGGCGCCCGGGTGGCCAGCATCTCGCCCGAGGAGATCGAGGAGATGCTGGAGGTGATCGCGGGCCTCGAGGCGACCGCGGCCGACCTCGCCTGCGCGGCGATCAGCGAGGCGGAGATCGCCGCGATCGAGGACGACCACCGCCAGATGGTGGAGGCGTGGCAGGCCCGCGATGCGGGACGCTACTACCCGCTCAACCGGCGCGTGCACGAGGCGATCATGGCCGCCGCCCGGAACGCCGTCCTCACCTCGATCTATCTCGGCCTGTCGGGCCGCATCCAGCGAACGCGCTACTCCGTCCACCAGACGGAGGAGGAATGGGCCCGGGCGGTCGAGGAGCATGCCCGCATGATCGCCCTGCTGCGCGCCCGCGATGGCGCCGGCCTCTCGGCGCTGATGCGCGCCCATATCCGCGGCCGAAAGGCCGTGCTCGCCGCGCGCGTCGGCGAGGCGGCAGCTGCCTGCTGA
- a CDS encoding enoyl-CoA hydratase/isomerase family protein, with amino-acid sequence MTDQPTDELLFSQDEAGIARIVLNRPQARNALTFAMYEGLVTLCERVAADPAAKVLVITGAGDRAFAAGTDIAQFRDVRTADDALAYERFMDRVLGTLERVRVPTVAAIAGACTGGGAAIAAACDLRIATADARLGFPIARTLGNCLSVANLKRLAALVGPARVKDMIFTARLLGAEEALGIGLVGEVVTDAPALRARTDALATLLAGHAPLTLRATKEGLRRLAEGGGAAGSDDDLILSCYLSADFREGMEAFLAKRPPVWTGR; translated from the coding sequence ATGACCGACCAGCCGACCGACGAACTCCTGTTCTCGCAGGACGAGGCCGGCATCGCCCGGATCGTGCTGAACCGGCCCCAGGCCCGCAACGCCCTGACCTTCGCGATGTACGAGGGTCTCGTCACCCTGTGCGAGCGGGTCGCCGCCGACCCGGCCGCGAAGGTGCTGGTCATCACGGGCGCCGGGGACAGGGCCTTCGCGGCCGGCACCGACATCGCCCAGTTCCGCGACGTCCGCACCGCCGACGACGCGCTCGCCTACGAGCGCTTCATGGACCGGGTGCTCGGCACCCTGGAGCGGGTGCGGGTGCCGACGGTCGCGGCGATCGCGGGCGCCTGCACGGGCGGGGGCGCGGCGATCGCGGCGGCCTGCGACTTGCGCATCGCCACCGCCGACGCGCGCCTGGGCTTCCCGATCGCCCGGACGCTCGGCAACTGCCTGTCGGTGGCCAACCTGAAGCGCCTGGCGGCCCTCGTCGGGCCGGCGCGGGTGAAGGACATGATCTTCACCGCCCGGCTCCTCGGCGCCGAGGAGGCCCTCGGCATCGGCCTCGTCGGCGAGGTGGTGACGGACGCGCCTGCCCTGCGGGCGCGCACGGACGCCCTCGCGACGCTGCTGGCCGGCCATGCTCCGCTCACGCTCCGGGCCACCAAGGAGGGCCTGCGCCGGCTGGCGGAGGGCGGCGGGGCAGCGGGTTCGGACGACGACCTGATCCTCTCCTGCTATCTCAGCGCCGACTTCCGCGAGGGGATGGAGGCGTTCCTGGCCAAGCGCCCACCGGTCTGGACCGGACGCTGA
- a CDS encoding MFS transporter — protein MASFKTVMKSGHPPTLFAAFLYFDFCFAVWVLNGAMGPFITETYGLTPAQTGFMISLPILAGAIMRFPLGVLAQYIGRKNAALTEMGVIVLAMIYGFFFLATYNDVLAMGVLLGIAGASFGVALSLGSGWFPPEHKGLAMGIAGAGNSGTVLAVLFAPPLAQAYGWQAVYGFAGAVMLIPIAVMIVLAKEPPDNHEQTFREHVSCLFTKDGWAFSLIYIITFGGFIGLSNFLPTFFYESFGVTKVEAGRLTMLAALMGSGIRILGGYFADRMGGILVLTVVLMAAIGSFLALTAAPSLAVTTILFMLCFAALGAGNGALFQLVPLRWPNNTAVAGSMIGEVGALGGAILPNVMGLSKQYTGGFAPGFVGYAVFTLVVLGCLFLWQRKWVGTWVGPRGKVLEAGATGSPAAALKPATA, from the coding sequence ATGGCCAGCTTCAAGACCGTGATGAAGTCGGGGCATCCCCCGACCCTCTTCGCCGCATTCCTGTACTTCGATTTCTGCTTCGCGGTCTGGGTGCTGAACGGCGCGATGGGCCCGTTCATCACCGAGACCTACGGGCTCACCCCGGCCCAGACCGGCTTCATGATCTCTCTGCCGATCCTGGCGGGCGCGATCATGCGCTTTCCCCTAGGCGTGCTAGCCCAGTATATCGGCCGCAAGAACGCCGCGCTCACCGAGATGGGCGTCATCGTGCTCGCGATGATCTACGGCTTCTTCTTCTTGGCGACCTACAACGACGTGCTGGCGATGGGCGTGCTGCTCGGCATCGCGGGCGCCTCGTTCGGCGTGGCGCTGTCGCTGGGCTCGGGCTGGTTCCCGCCGGAGCACAAGGGGCTCGCCATGGGCATCGCGGGCGCCGGCAATTCCGGCACGGTGCTGGCCGTGCTGTTCGCACCCCCGCTCGCCCAGGCCTATGGCTGGCAGGCGGTCTACGGCTTCGCGGGCGCCGTGATGCTGATCCCGATCGCCGTGATGATCGTTCTGGCCAAGGAGCCGCCGGACAACCACGAGCAGACCTTCCGCGAGCACGTCTCCTGCCTGTTCACGAAGGACGGCTGGGCCTTCTCGCTGATCTACATCATCACCTTCGGCGGCTTCATCGGCCTGTCGAACTTCCTGCCGACCTTCTTCTACGAGAGCTTCGGCGTCACGAAGGTCGAGGCCGGACGCCTCACCATGCTGGCGGCGCTGATGGGCTCCGGTATCCGCATCCTCGGCGGCTACTTCGCCGACCGGATGGGCGGCATCCTGGTCCTGACCGTGGTGCTGATGGCCGCGATCGGCTCGTTCCTGGCGCTCACCGCCGCGCCCTCGCTCGCTGTGACCACGATCCTGTTCATGCTCTGCTTCGCCGCGCTCGGGGCCGGCAACGGCGCCCTGTTCCAGCTCGTGCCCCTGCGCTGGCCGAACAACACCGCGGTCGCTGGCTCGATGATCGGCGAGGTGGGCGCGCTCGGTGGCGCGATCCTGCCGAACGTGATGGGCCTCTCGAAGCAGTACACGGGCGGCTTCGCGCCGGGCTTCGTCGGCTACGCGGTCTTCACCCTGGTGGTGCTCGGCTGCCTGTTCCTCTGGCAGCGCAAGTGGGTCGGCACCTGGGTCGGCCCGCGCGGCAAGGTGCTGGAGGCCGGCGCGACCGGGAGCCCGGCCGCCGCGCTGAAGCCCGCGACCGCCTGA
- a CDS encoding L,D-transpeptidase, protein MSDLKTGLSRRFLLTGSAAALGLGSPLPALAQRVGLVPAGSGGYDDDLLYQDQNGAFYRRRNGRYEPYTGRVEFGRPVLGDEAPPPGRGPVAEPGPGPARQPGQPPAQRSVVERPVDDGPIDYARAYAAITDDPFPIAAFNYKKMNPVFLRQEIAYGGPHEPGTIVVDPRARHLTLVQSGGRARRYGVGVGKQGFSWSGIATVNSKQAWPDWYPPKEMIARRPDLAAQIDKLQSGLGVAGGPRNPLGARAMYLWQNNKDTLYRIHGTLEPYSIGQSVSSGCIRMINQDAIDLYGRVAVGAKVVVLS, encoded by the coding sequence ATGTCGGATCTCAAGACCGGCCTCTCGCGCCGCTTCCTGCTCACCGGATCGGCGGCCGCCCTCGGCCTCGGCAGCCCGCTGCCCGCCCTCGCCCAGCGCGTCGGCCTCGTGCCCGCGGGCAGCGGCGGCTACGACGACGACCTGCTCTATCAGGACCAGAACGGCGCCTTCTACCGCCGCCGCAACGGCCGCTACGAGCCCTATACGGGCCGGGTCGAGTTCGGTCGCCCGGTGCTCGGCGACGAGGCGCCCCCGCCCGGCCGCGGGCCCGTGGCGGAGCCCGGACCGGGGCCGGCCCGGCAGCCCGGTCAGCCGCCCGCGCAGCGCAGCGTGGTCGAGCGCCCGGTCGATGACGGGCCGATCGATTACGCCCGCGCCTACGCGGCGATCACCGACGATCCCTTCCCGATCGCGGCCTTCAACTACAAGAAGATGAACCCGGTCTTCCTGCGCCAGGAGATCGCCTATGGCGGGCCCCACGAGCCGGGCACGATCGTGGTCGATCCGCGCGCGCGCCACCTCACGCTGGTGCAGTCGGGCGGGCGCGCCCGCCGCTACGGCGTGGGTGTCGGCAAGCAGGGCTTCTCGTGGTCGGGCATCGCCACGGTCAACTCCAAGCAGGCCTGGCCGGACTGGTACCCGCCCAAGGAGATGATCGCGCGCCGGCCCGACCTCGCCGCGCAGATCGACAAGCTGCAGAGCGGCCTCGGCGTCGCGGGCGGCCCGCGCAACCCGCTGGGCGCGCGCGCCATGTATCTCTGGCAGAACAACAAGGACACGCTCTACCGCATCCACGGCACCCTGGAGCCCTACTCGATCGGCCAGTCGGTCTCCTCGGGCTGCATCCGGATGATCAACCAGGACGCGATCGACCTCTACGGCCGGGTCGCGGTCGGTGCGAAGGTCGTCGTGCTGAGCTGA